A single genomic interval of Zobellia nedashkovskayae harbors:
- a CDS encoding rubredoxin: protein MNDDLHRILIKGGVTSPGELKDIIGLLEAAGLNEVYFGSRQDLLFPLKGVEEGQLEHISKFNTNIITERQYQNIVSSYVAADIFDMTHWLKGSTYLYILEGFDFLPELKVNITDPKQRLVPLFSGNLNFIASENEDYWYLNIKLPHWDKAAYYPVLIYSWDITTVSKAIEEIYEEIQDVEELFFILNKNLDTNNKTIEKELKVPYLTFPYYEGMNRMGLDQYWLGLYWRNNRYDLSFLKEFCGFCLDNSIGKICITPWKSFVVKGIQKQSRPALERFLGQWGINVRHSQLEMNWHLPVDDNEALELKKFLVRSFDQNDISTYGLTFGISNDVGKRSHFASVIIEKNSSPTIVKDFDVRPTYNVLHFVNFDPNTQKYLAYAQDVDKIELPGLLMELSKKYFDQLGREVEKTEAPKKAIEQETKTIHQCQSCFTVYDPLYGDSIAGIPKDTAFEDLPDMYVCSVCEAPKSQFEKAELKFSS, encoded by the coding sequence ATGAACGATGATCTGCACCGTATATTGATAAAAGGAGGAGTTACCTCACCAGGGGAACTCAAGGATATTATAGGCTTGTTGGAGGCCGCGGGATTGAATGAAGTCTACTTTGGTTCCAGACAAGATCTGCTTTTCCCTTTAAAAGGGGTTGAAGAAGGTCAGCTTGAGCATATTTCAAAATTCAACACTAATATCATTACCGAAAGGCAGTATCAGAATATTGTAAGCTCCTATGTTGCTGCTGATATTTTTGATATGACCCACTGGCTTAAAGGTTCTACATATCTCTATATTTTGGAGGGATTTGATTTTCTGCCAGAATTAAAGGTAAATATCACAGACCCTAAACAAAGGTTGGTTCCGCTATTTAGTGGCAACCTTAATTTTATAGCTTCTGAAAATGAAGATTATTGGTACTTGAACATTAAGTTACCACATTGGGATAAAGCCGCGTATTATCCTGTACTGATTTACAGTTGGGATATTACTACTGTTTCTAAGGCCATTGAAGAAATTTATGAGGAAATTCAAGATGTAGAAGAACTGTTTTTTATCTTGAACAAGAATCTTGATACCAACAACAAGACCATAGAAAAGGAGCTAAAAGTACCTTATTTAACTTTCCCTTATTACGAAGGTATGAACCGTATGGGATTAGATCAATACTGGCTAGGTCTGTATTGGAGAAACAATAGATATGATTTGTCGTTCTTAAAAGAATTCTGTGGTTTTTGTTTAGATAACAGTATAGGTAAAATCTGTATTACACCTTGGAAATCATTTGTTGTAAAAGGTATTCAAAAGCAGAGTAGGCCAGCATTGGAGCGCTTTTTAGGGCAATGGGGAATTAACGTTAGACATTCGCAATTAGAAATGAACTGGCACCTGCCGGTAGATGATAATGAGGCTTTAGAACTAAAAAAGTTCTTGGTACGTAGTTTTGATCAGAATGATATTAGTACCTACGGCCTTACATTTGGTATAAGTAATGATGTGGGCAAGCGATCTCATTTTGCATCGGTAATTATAGAGAAGAATAGTTCGCCTACAATTGTAAAAGATTTTGATGTCCGCCCTACGTATAACGTACTTCACTTTGTAAACTTCGACCCTAACACCCAAAAATATTTAGCATACGCACAAGATGTGGATAAGATTGAGTTGCCAGGTTTGTTAATGGAACTCAGTAAAAAGTATTTTGACCAACTAGGGAGAGAGGTAGAAAAAACTGAAGCGCCTAAAAAGGCAATTGAGCAAGAGACAAAGACTATTCATCAATGTCAATCATGTTTTACCGTTTATGACCCTTTATATGGCGATTCAATAGCTGGTATTCCAAAAGATACTGCTTTTGAAGATTTGCCCGATATGTATGTTTGCTCGGTCTGTGAAGCTCCTAAATCTCAATTTGAAAAAGCCGAACTAAAATTTTCGAGCTGA
- a CDS encoding Kelch repeat-containing protein, with protein MNKKYIGLLSCILLFTACKNNPDKKTKVENPVDEITIQKPTLKWEQVASADDSKPVARHEAAFVRVDDKFYLLGGRDIRPVSIYDTNTKVWSEGAKPPIELHHFQPVTYQNKIYLISALTGKYPAETPTEHIFIYDPANDEWSQGDEIPKERRRGSTGNVLYEGKIYISCGIKNGHIGDHKKWMDSYDPSTGEWEILADAPRARDHFQAVLADGKIYAPAGRNSGLDPDSVFGGTIGEVDVYDIKSNTWETLPENIPTPRAGNAAALYNNELIVVGGESTTQEKAHAEVEVLDLNTHKWHTLPTMVEGRHGSGLVLFEDDLYIASGCGSRGGSPELTTMEKFGVED; from the coding sequence ATGAACAAAAAGTATATTGGCCTGTTAAGTTGTATTTTACTATTCACGGCTTGCAAGAACAATCCTGACAAAAAAACGAAAGTTGAAAATCCGGTAGACGAGATAACCATTCAAAAACCAACATTGAAATGGGAGCAAGTTGCGTCCGCAGATGATAGTAAACCTGTGGCTCGTCATGAAGCTGCATTTGTTCGCGTAGATGATAAATTCTATTTATTGGGAGGAAGGGACATTCGCCCTGTTAGTATTTATGATACCAATACTAAAGTTTGGTCAGAAGGTGCTAAGCCGCCTATTGAATTGCATCATTTTCAACCTGTAACTTATCAGAATAAAATATACCTTATTTCGGCATTGACGGGTAAATACCCTGCTGAAACTCCAACGGAACATATCTTTATTTATGACCCTGCCAATGATGAATGGTCGCAAGGAGATGAAATCCCAAAAGAGAGAAGACGTGGTTCTACAGGGAATGTGCTTTACGAGGGTAAAATCTACATTTCTTGCGGAATAAAAAATGGTCATATAGGAGACCATAAAAAATGGATGGATAGTTACGATCCAAGTACGGGCGAGTGGGAAATTTTGGCAGATGCCCCTCGTGCAAGAGACCATTTTCAAGCGGTTTTAGCAGATGGTAAAATTTACGCCCCAGCGGGTAGAAATTCGGGTCTTGATCCTGATTCTGTTTTTGGGGGAACCATAGGAGAGGTTGATGTGTATGATATAAAAAGTAATACTTGGGAGACTTTACCAGAAAATATTCCAACTCCAAGAGCAGGTAATGCGGCTGCACTTTATAATAATGAATTGATAGTTGTTGGGGGTGAATCTACAACGCAGGAAAAAGCACATGCTGAAGTTGAGGTTTTGGATTTAAACACACATAAATGGCATACGCTTCCTACTATGGTAGAGGGCAGACACGGTAGTGGTCTGGTGCTTTTTGAAGATGATTTGTATATAGCTTCTGGATGTGGAAGTAGAGGAGGTTCACCTGAACTGACTACTATGGAAAAATTTGGTGTAGAAGATTGA
- a CDS encoding pyridoxal-phosphate dependent enzyme has protein sequence MDLRDGVKTAENKVSSETKKLSEFVKDKSKSLVDRLESYEDIINLEVGDTGLHRAKTMEREFDIRQLYIKYEGDNPTGTQKDRIAFAQIYDALRREFQVVSLATCGNYGVAVALAANLAGIACKIYIPESFHTDRVVEMQLLGAEIIRMSGSYEDVVKESSELAKNNDWYDANPGGANTPLQISAYSQIATEIFEDLGDAPKYCAVPVSNGTLFAGIYRGFVSLYKRGKTSRIPKMIAASSSRKNPIIQSFLQGLDHCKDLNPDVIKETKYNEPLINWHSFDGEEALYALKESGGEAYNISDKKLKDMTALLAKKEGFRILPASTAGLIALLELDEKMNFEPDRFVAVLTAKN, from the coding sequence ATGGATTTAAGAGACGGTGTTAAAACCGCAGAAAACAAGGTGTCTTCCGAGACTAAAAAATTAAGCGAATTTGTCAAGGACAAAAGTAAATCCTTGGTGGACCGCTTGGAGTCGTATGAAGATATTATAAATCTTGAGGTGGGAGATACGGGACTACACCGTGCCAAAACCATGGAGCGCGAATTTGATATTCGCCAGCTTTATATAAAGTATGAAGGTGATAACCCTACTGGTACGCAAAAGGATCGTATTGCTTTTGCACAAATCTACGATGCACTCCGAAGAGAGTTTCAAGTGGTTTCTTTGGCTACTTGCGGCAATTATGGGGTTGCTGTTGCCTTGGCAGCAAATTTGGCGGGAATAGCCTGTAAAATATATATTCCTGAAAGCTTCCATACAGACCGTGTTGTTGAGATGCAACTGCTGGGCGCAGAGATTATTCGTATGTCCGGTAGTTATGAAGATGTTGTAAAGGAAAGTAGCGAACTCGCAAAAAATAACGATTGGTATGATGCTAATCCTGGAGGAGCGAACACCCCTTTACAGATTAGTGCGTACTCCCAGATTGCAACAGAGATTTTCGAAGATTTAGGAGATGCACCTAAGTATTGCGCAGTTCCGGTTTCCAATGGTACGCTTTTCGCGGGAATTTATCGTGGGTTTGTTAGTCTGTACAAGAGAGGGAAAACCTCTAGAATACCAAAAATGATTGCAGCGTCTTCCTCTAGAAAAAATCCTATTATTCAATCGTTCTTGCAAGGTTTAGACCATTGTAAAGATTTGAATCCGGATGTAATCAAAGAAACCAAGTACAATGAACCTCTAATTAACTGGCATAGTTTTGATGGCGAAGAGGCTTTGTACGCTTTAAAAGAGTCTGGTGGTGAGGCATATAATATCAGTGATAAAAAGCTGAAAGACATGACGGCCTTATTAGCAAAGAAAGAAGGCTTTCGCATTTTGCCGGCATCTACTGCAGGACTTATTGCGTTGCTAGAACTTGATGAAAAAATGAATTTTGAACCAGACCGTTTTGTAGCGGTACTGACAGCAAAAAATTAA